From the genome of Anopheles moucheti chromosome 3, idAnoMoucSN_F20_07, whole genome shotgun sequence, one region includes:
- the LOC128300437 gene encoding lysine--tRNA ligase-like — MRCKQPQSLMNMESINPNAYFTHRSAAINELKKDPLNDPYPHMFHVTISTGEFIEKYNNLQTGTVLIASHVSVAGRIQDIRQSGSNFMFLDLHGEKQKLQIMANTQLYQSAKQFYEDTSKLRRGDIIGVVGSPGKTKKGVLSVMAKEIQLLAPCLHMLPHLKYALKDKRTRYRQRYLDLMLNNNVRSVFVTRARIVSYIRQFLDNFGFLEVETPMMNMVAGGAKAKPFITHHNELNMDLFLRIAPELQLKMLIIGGFERVYEIGRQFRNESMNLTHNPEFTTCEFYMAYADYNDIIVITEKLLSGLVHTIYGSYKIKYHPQGPKGPEVEIDFTPPFKRISMISSLEEELGVKFPPAEQLDKPYAVKFLDYLCTEHNVDCESPRSASRLLDKLVGKILEVNCHNPTFLCDHPQMMSPLAKKHRTQPGLTERFELFIMGNEICNAYTELNDPVVQRQRFEQQAADKAVGDDEAHLVDENFCTALEYGLPPTSGWGMGIDRLTMLLTDCNSIKEVLLFPAMKPDNTVRKQTVTSAQNVAE; from the exons ATGCGTTG CAAGCAACCCCAAAGTTTGATGAACATGGAATCGATTAATCCTAACGCATACTTCACGCATCGAAGCGCCGCCATAAATGAGTTGAAGAAGGATCCTTTGAATGATCCGTATCCACACATGTTTCacgtaaccatttcaactggCGAGTTCAtcgaaaaatataataatctCCAGACCGGAACAGTGCTGATAGCATCTCACGTCAGTGTGGCCGGACGTATTCAAGACATTCGTCAATCTGGTTCAAATTTCATGTTTTTGGACCTACATGGAGAGAAACAGAAGCTCCAGATCATGGCCAATACACAGTTGTACCAAAGTGCAAAGCAGTTTTATGAGGACACTTCAAAATTGCGGCGTGGTGACATCATCGGTGTGGTTGGTTCACCGGGCAAAACCAAGAAAGGAGTGCTTTCGGTAATGGCCAAGGAAATACAATTGCTTGCCCCGTGTCTTCACATGCTGCCTCATCTGAAGTACGCTCTAAAGGATAAGAGGACACGATACCGCCAGCGCTATCTCGACCTGATGCTAAACAATAACGTGCGCTCCGTTTTTGTGACTCGCGCAAGAATCGTCAGCTACATACGACAATTTCTCGACAATTTTGGATTTCTGGAGGTGGAAACACCTATGATGAATATGGTTGCAGGTGGTGCTAAGGCCAAACCGTTCATCACACACCATAACGAGCTGAACATGGATCTGTTTTTACGCATTGCACCGGAGCTGCAATTGAAAATGTTGATCATTGGAGGGTTCGAACGTGTGTACGAAATAGGGCGACAGTTCCGTAACGAGAGCATGAATCTGACGCACAATCCCGAATTTACAACATGCGAGTTCTATATGGCGTACGCGGACTATAACGATATCATTGTAATTACGGAAAAGCTGTTGTCCGGTCTGGTACACACCATTTATGGTTCGTACAAAATTAAATACCACCCGCAAGGTCCGAAAGGACCCGAGGTCGAGATTGATTTTACGCCACCGTTCAAACGCATCTCTATGATAAGTTCGCTGGAGGAAGAGCTTGGTGTGAAATTCCCACCCGCCGAACAGCTGGACAAACCGTACGCAGTGAAATTTCTGGACTATCTGTGCACGGAACACAATGTTGACTGTGAATCGCCCCGTTCGGCGTCCCGTTTGTTGGATAAGCTGGTGGGCAAGATTCTGGAAGTAAACTGCCACAATCCCACGTTTCTTTGCGACCATCCGCAAATGATGAGTCCGCTGGCGAAGAAACACCGCACACAGCCGGGCTTGACGGAACGCTTCGAGCTGTTTATCATGGGGAATGAAATCTGCAACGCCTACACCGAATTAAACGATCCGGTTGTACAGCGCCAGCGGTTTGAGCAACAGGCAGCCGACAAAGCCGTTGGAGATGACGAAGCGCATCTGGTGGACGAGAACTTCTGCACCGCGCTCGAGTATGGTTTACCGCCGACCAGCGGATGGGGTATGGGCATCGATCGACTGACAATGTTGCTGACAGACTGCAACAGCATCAAGGAAGTGTTGCTGTTTCCGGCGATGAAGCCCGATAATACAGTCCGTAAGCAAACGGTCACATCAGCTCAAAACGTAGctgaatga
- the LOC128301036 gene encoding restin homolog — MGGVQSANDGREIQTSERESTSTPVHTVPNVTVPETGAAMKTDDELHDTAAPPKDDPEQKDDPQHAPSDSDAADESDDSMTEKCRARKMTTELAKFRRDLQQKRQLHQSKLAAVKDELEHLRNALVEEKSRNRALIKYVQQQEQQLAQRETPGTDTSIASPLCDVRREALEIVANGENALEAVARVNAEAAVDEPRDQSSSARGQSVERADGERLALKRELAESQHALQSTTGELLELRHELAQLKAQLRAQQDEALAESSRQSSAARTLKAELAETQFRLQISQAEALSLQTDVDQLRNQVKSLKDVIKAGKEIIAIREDQVEQLKGKLRQIEDTLQERELQIMSDDLRREYDRQLTNIRNLRDLYEERERVSRMERDNLVRQLDLKKNELATEQEKNKNLEALMESLQTDLTRLRTELEQTQEKLSQSQAESKQLQLEMGVVNQFISKFLLGMSRKPTVSDINIDKLAAVLEENRDLLIEMTKDEAETIDTGAFLPRALYDLITEVDEANERTETDGTEQDEPDASGEEEFTDVQKASPEQIADKLPKVWRVLIELVNHQERAQPVPFVEGGESEECLKSVQTRNGPKTVVSVSKTYIKLKDLILEKKSLKKETNRLRTLNSHLERRLDSQEKRLSAVSLELTKTWHLVGKMQRQHRQLHTQEQILRYHLQQKRRLLSELKEELEYCRLKWSAAREKNIESEDQWKSLKADFAARRKQDSLNNSGESGYSDEQPSDEEEDLQRKSSLANQPCPVYSGAGLESDKWSQMVGRLDKCFVSRSVSNIYHFAVARVLRKAHSESDMKSLENVERANQFCNEKIEDLPIFPYEEDEAGPEQEEIPVVLRKKRRSASKKGKKRHNDAGQKESAQDMFLRLMNLAEAGQEVEEEDEDGEDDDGEEQDFERTGTGNDNAEGEYSENESASELSEEELECLELAVMDERAESSVTQERLAGPDASSHPDADRELSSEELFQRKREARLQRMAELNSRLDRYSSPTPSASPAEDPQAAQHEGTGSVVDQPDDQVVLSEDEQKYLQRRAERLERLEREAKEFRNRLSRTVHRGTEIAAQIDEIHNGFMTRQSESSPVPVCSGEAQTSPTVDLSCLTDKEREYTSARAERLERLENESQKLLRQMNQTMRRGSSLTTKLDMLHSRYGSPATNEPEASVETNSSEQTKAGDESVPIESCAPESVELPAQQESAVEQERQDYTVAGPYMPMGPIELVLVSDEEVMEEVSNLLADENASLHDSEASNENPEQS; from the exons ATGGGGGGCGTACAGTCGGCCAACGATGGCCGGGAAATCCAAACATCCGAAAGAGAATCCACATCCACACCCGTCCACACTGTCCCAAATGTTACAGTACCCGAAACCGGTGCCGCCATGAAAACAGATGACGAATTACACGATACGGCGGCACCGCCGAAGGATGACCCTGAGCAAAAAGACGACCCACAACATGCACCCAGTGACAGTGACGCGGCAGACGAGAGCGATGATAGCATGACGGAAAAGTGTAGAGCACGGAAGATGACAACCGAGCTGGCTAAGTTTCGTCGTGATCTGCAGCAGAAGCGCCAGTTGCACCAATCGAAGCTGGCAGCAGTGAAGGATGAGCTGGAGCATCTGCGGAACGCGTTGGTCGAGGAGAAAAGCCGCAACCGCGCACTGATCAAGTACGTccagcagcaggagcagcagTTAGCACAGCGCGAAACACCCGGCACAGACACATCCATCGCGTCACCGTTGTGTGACGTGAGACGCGAAGCGTTGGAGATCGTAGCGAATGGCGAGAATGCGCTGGAAGCGGTCGCACGAGTGAACGCGGAAGCTGCGGTAGATGAACCGCGAGATCAGAGTTCATCGGCCCGCGGACAAAGCGTCGAACGAGCGGATGGCGAACGGTTGGCGCTGAAGAGAGAGCTGGCTGAGTCACAGCACGCGCTACAGTCCACCACCGGTGAGCTGCTCGAGCTGCGCCACGAGTTGGCTCAGTTGAAAGCGCAGCTTCGCGCGCAACAGGACGAAGCATTGGCGGAGAGCTCGCGACAAAGCAGTGCAGCACGGACGCTGAAAGCGGAACTTGCCGAGACGCAGTTCCGACTGCAGATTTCCCAAGCGGAGGCACTGTCACTGCAAACGGATGTCGATCAGCTGCGCAATCAGGTGAAATCGCTTAAGGACGTTATAAAGGCCGGTAAGGAGATTATCGCAATAAGGGAGGATCAAGTGGAACAG CTGAAAGGGAAACTGCGCCAGATTGAGGACACTCTGCAGGAGCGCGAATTGCAAATTATGTCCGACGATCTCCGTCGGGAGTACGATCGACAGCTGACAAACATTCGCAACCTAAGAGATCTGTACGAGGAACGCGAACGTGTCTCGAGAATGGAGCGTGACAATTTGGTCCGCCAGTTGGACCTGAAGAAGAACGAACTCGCGACCGAGCAGGAAAA aAATAAAAATCTGGAAGCATTGATGGAGAGTTTGCAGACGGATCTTACCCGGTTGCGGACGGAGCTGGAGCAGACGCAAGAGAAACTGTCTCAATCGCAAGCCGAATCGAAGCAGCTGCAGCTCGAGATGGGAGTTGTCAATCAGTTCATTTCAAAGTTCCTGCTCGGCATGAGCCGCAAGCCGACCGTGAGCGATATCAATATCGACAAGTTGGCCGCAGTGCTGGAAGAGAACCGAGATCTGTTGATCGAGATGACGAAGGACGAAGCGGAAACCATCGACACGGGCGCGTTCCTGCCGCGTGCCCTCTACGATCTAATCACGGAAGTGGACGAAGCGAACGAACGGACCGAAACGGATGGGACGGAACAGGACGAACCGGACGCGAGCGGTGAGGAGGAGTTTACTGATGTGCAGAAGGCATCCCCGGAACAGATTGCTGACAAGTTGCCAAAAGTCTGGCGGGTGTTGATTGAGCTGGTAAACCATCAGGAACGAGCCCAGCCGGTTCCGTTTGTG GAAGGGGGTGAGAGTGAAGAATGTCTCAAGTCGGTGCAAACGCGGAACGGACCGAAAACGGTCGTTAGTGTTAGCAAGACGTACATCAAGCTGAAGGATTTGATACTGGAGAAAAAGTCACTCAAGAAGGAAACCAACCGACTGCGAACACTGAACTCCCATCTGGAGCGGAGGCTCGATTCGCAAGAGAAACGTCTGAGTGCTGTGAGTTTGGAACTGACAAAGACTTGGCATCTGGTGGGAAAAATGCAG CGCCAGCATCGTCAGTTACATACCCAGGAACAAATATTACGCTATCACTTGCAGCAGAAGCGCCGACTGCTCAGTGAACTCAAAGAAGAGCTTGAATACTGCCGGCTGAAATGGTCGGCCGCACGAGAGAAAAACATCGAGTCCGAAGATCAGTGGAAATCCCTGAAGGCGGACTTTGCCGCACGTCGAAAGCAAGACTCGCTGAATAACTCGGGCGAAAGTGGCTACAGTGACGAACAACCGTCCGACGAGGAGGAGGACTTGCAGCGGAAGTCAAGTTTGGCTAATCAGCCGTGTCCGGTCTACAGCGGAGCCGGATTGGAGTCGGACAAATGGAGCCAGATGGTTGGACGATTGGATAAATGTTTCGTTAGTAGGTCGGTGTCCAATATCTACCATTTCGCCGTCGCACGTGTGTTGCGAAAGGCGCACAGCGAGTCCGATATGAAATCGCTGGAGAATGTCGAACGAGCGAACCAGTTTTGCAATGAAAAGATCGAAGACTTGCCCATCTTCCCGTACGAGGAAGATGAAGCAGGTCCGGAGCAGGAGGAAATTCCTGTGGTATTGCGAAAGAAGCGTAGGTCGGCCTCGAAGAAGGGCAAGAAAAGGCACAATGATGCGGGTCAGAAGGAATCGGCCCAGGACATGTTTCTCCGATTGATGAACCTAGCCGAGGCAGGACAGGAAGTGGAGGAAGAGGACGAAGATGGTGAGGACGATGATGGCGAGGAGCAGGACTTTGAGCGAACCGGCACCGGGAACGACAACGCCGAGGGCGAGTACAGCGAGAACGAAAGTGCAAGTGAGCTGAGTGAGGAGGAGCTAGAGTGTTTGGAGTTGGCAGTAATGGACGAACGTGCCGAATCCTCGGTTACGCAGGAACGCCTCGCCGGACCGGATGCATCGTCACACCCCGACGCCGATCGGGAGCTATCGAGTGAGGAACTGTTCCAACGGAAACGGGAGGCACGTCTGCAAAGAATGGCCGAACTCAATTCCAGGTTGGACCGATACTCGTCACCAACGCCGTCGGCATCCCCTGCGGAAGATCCACAAGCAGCACAGCACGAAGGAACGGGCAGCGTCGTAGATCAGCCCGACGACCAGGTAGTGCTGAGCGAGGACGAACAGAAATACCTGCAGAGACGTGCCGAGCGGTTGGAGCGGCTTGAGCGTGAAGCGAAGGAGTTCCGCAATAGGCTTTCCAGAACGGTCCACCGGGGTACCGAAATAGCGGCACAGATCGATGAGATCCACAATGGGTTCATGACCCGGCAATCGGAATCGTCTCCCGTGCCTGTATGCTCGGGAGAGGCCCAAACGAGCCCCACGGTAGATCTGTCCTGTCTCACCGACAAAGAACGTGAGTACACATCGGCACGGGCCGAGCGGCTTGAACGGCTCGAgaacgaaagtcaaaagttacTGAGGCAAATGAATCAAACAATGCGTCGGGGCAGTAGTCTCACGACGAAGCTTGACATGCTGCACAGTCGGTACGGTTCCCCGGCGACTAATGAACCGGAAGCAAGCGTCGAAACGAACAGCTCAGAACAAACGAAAGCTGGCGATGAATCTGTGCCAATAGAATCTTGCGCACCAGAATCGGTGGAGTTGCCAGCTCAGCAGGAAAGCGCCGTGGAGCAGGAGCGACAAGATTACACCGTAGCCGGACCTTACATGCCCATGGGACCAATAGAGCTAGTGCTTGTGTCGGACGAGGAAGTTATGGAAGAAGTAAGCAATCTTTTGGCAGATGAAAACGCTTCACTGCACGATTCGGAAGCATCCAATGAAAATCCTGAACAATCTTAG
- the LOC128300433 gene encoding uncharacterized protein LOC128300433, whose amino-acid sequence MEALDSGRKSERIAVNVAKQQGQDSLNNSGESGYSDEQPSDEEEDLQRKSSLANQPCPVYGGTGLESDKWSQMVGRLDKCFVSRSVSNIYHFAVARVLRKAHSESDMKSLENVERANQFCNEKIEDLPIFPYEEDEAGPEQEEIPVVLRKKRRSASKKGKKRHNDAGQKESAQDMFLRLMNLAEAGQEVEEEDEDGEDDDGEEQDFERTGTGNDNAEGEYSENESASELSEEELECLELAVMDERAESSVTQERLAGPDASSHPDADRELSSEELFQRKREARLQRMAELNSRLDRYSSPTPSASPAEDPQAAQHEGTGSAVDQPDDQVVLSEDEQKYLQRRAERLERLEREAKEFRNRLSRTVHRGTEIAAQIDEIHNGFIARQSESSPVPGCSGEAQTSPTVDLSCLTDKEREYTSARAERLGRLENESQKLLRQMNQTMRRGSSLTTKLDMLHSRYGSPATNEPEASVETNSSEQTKPGDESVPIESCAPESVELPAQQESAVEQERQDYTVAGPYMPMGPIELVFVSDERGKNPPNVLTL is encoded by the exons ATGGAAGCTCTCGATAGTGGCCGAAAATCGGAGCGCATTGCGGTCAATGTGGCCAAGCAGCAGGGC CAAGACTCGCTGAATAACTCGGGCGAAAGTGGCTACAGTGACGAACAGCCGTCCGACGAGGAGGAGGACTTGCAGCGGAAGTCAAGTTTGGCTAATCAGCCGTGCCCGGTCTACGGTGGAACCGGATTGGAGTCTGACAAATGGAGCCAGATGGTTGGACGATTGGATAAATGTTTCGTTAGTAGGTCGGTGTCCAATATCTACCATTTCGCCGTCGCACGTGTATTGCGAAAGGCGCACAGCGAGTCCGATATGAAATCGCTGGAGAATGTCGAACGAGCGAACCAGTTTTGCAATGAAAAGATCGAAGATTTGCCCATCTTCCCGTACGAGGAAGATGAAGCAGGTCCGGAGCAGGAGGAAATTCCTGTGGTATTGCGAAAGAAGCGTAGGTCGGCCTCGAAGAAGGGCAAGAAAAGGCACAATGATGCGGGTCAGAAGGAATCGGCCCAGGACATGTTTCTCCGATTGATGAACCTAGCCGAGGCAGGACAGGAAGTGGAGGAAGAGGACGAAGATGGTGAGGACGATGATGGCGAGGAGCAGGACTTTGAGCGAACCGGCACCGGGAACGACAACGCCGAGGGCGAGTACAGCGAGAACGAAAGTGCAAGTGAGCTGAGTGAGGAGGAGCTAGAGTGTTTGGAGTTGGCAGTAATGGACGAACGTGCCGAATCCTCGGTTACGCAGGAACGCCTCGCCGGACCGGATGCATCGTCACACCCCGACGCCGATCGGGAGCTATCGAGTGAGGAACTGTTCCAACGGAAACGGGAAGCACGTCTGCAAAGAATGGCCGAACTCAATTCCAGGTTGGACCGATACTCGTCACCAACGCCCTCGGCATCCCCTGCGGAAGATCCACAAGCAGCACAGCACGAAGGAACGGGCAGCGCCGTAGATCAGCCCGACGACCAGGTAGTGCTGAGCGAAGACGAACAGAAATACCTGCAGAGACGTGCCGAGCGGTTGGAGCGGCTTGAGCGCGAAGCGAAGGAGTTCCGCAATAGGCTTTCCAGAACGGTCCACCGGGGTACCGAAATAGCGGCACAGATCGATGAGATCCACAATGGGTTCATCGCTCGTCAGTCGGAATCGTCTCCCGTGCCTGGATGCTCGGGAGAGGCCCAAACGAGCCCCACGGTAGACCTGTCCTGTCTCACCGACAAAGAACGTGAGTACACATCGGCACGGGCCGAGCGACTTGGACGGCTCGAgaacgaaagtcaaaagttgcTGAGGCAAATGAATCAAACCATGCGACGGGGCAGCAGTCTCACGACGAAGCTTGACATGCTGCACAGTCGGTACGGTTCCCCGGCGACTAATGAACCGGAAGCAAGCGTCGAAACGAACAGCTCAGAACAAACGAAACCTGGCGATGAATCTGTGCCAATAGAATCTTGCGCACCAGAATCGGTGGAGTTGCCAGCTCAGCAGGAAAGCGCCGTGGAGCAGGAGCGACAAGATTACACCGTAGCCGGACCTTACATGCCCATGGGACCAATAGAGTTAGTGTTTGTGTCGGACGAGCGAGGAAAAA ATCCGCCGAACGTTCTGACGTTATAA